A single genomic interval of Romboutsia ilealis harbors:
- the csaB gene encoding polysaccharide pyruvyl transferase CsaB, translating into MKVLISGYYGFYNIGDEAILKSIIEALRNEDPNIDIVVLSNDVEYTKSTYKVNAINRWKLNDIYKELLKCDGLISGGGSLFQDVTSSRSIFYYTGIIWLAKLAKKPIFIYAQGVGPIEKKSNRKIVGKFFNKVDYITLRDKESKLLLNSIGVRKDIEIVPDPVMGFNIENYEFKIDKYFTNNDYITVSIRDWKKNNSKFQKNIALTCDKIVESGINVVFIPMHGQYDEIISKQVVSLMRHNAMVLSKDLTMEEKMMYIKESKLMIGMRLHALIFAATVGTPMIGISYDPKIDSYLKLIEQPSIGNVDTGWSPLELTNMALDIISNYEIEKISLENKTIKLKSLAPYTAKKALEIFKRK; encoded by the coding sequence ATGAAAGTATTAATTTCGGGGTATTATGGTTTTTATAATATAGGCGATGAAGCCATACTCAAATCTATAATAGAAGCACTAAGAAATGAAGATCCTAATATTGATATAGTAGTATTATCAAATGACGTGGAATATACAAAAAGTACATATAAAGTAAATGCTATTAACAGATGGAAATTAAATGATATATATAAAGAATTATTAAAATGCGATGGTCTCATAAGTGGAGGCGGAAGCTTATTTCAAGATGTGACAAGCTCACGATCAATATTTTATTATACTGGGATAATATGGCTTGCTAAACTTGCTAAAAAACCTATTTTTATCTATGCTCAAGGAGTAGGTCCTATAGAGAAAAAAAGTAATAGAAAAATTGTAGGTAAATTTTTTAATAAAGTAGATTATATAACGCTTAGAGATAAAGAATCAAAATTACTTCTTAATTCTATAGGTGTACGAAAAGATATAGAGATAGTACCAGACCCAGTTATGGGATTTAATATTGAAAATTACGAGTTTAAGATTGATAAATATTTTACAAATAATGATTATATAACAGTTAGCATAAGAGACTGGAAAAAAAATAATAGCAAATTTCAAAAAAACATAGCTTTAACTTGTGATAAAATCGTTGAAAGCGGAATTAATGTAGTATTTATACCTATGCATGGCCAATATGATGAAATAATATCAAAACAAGTAGTTAGTCTAATGAGACATAATGCAATGGTACTTTCTAAAGATTTAACTATGGAAGAAAAAATGATGTATATAAAAGAGTCTAAACTTATGATAGGGATGAGACTTCATGCGCTTATATTTGCAGCAACTGTTGGAACTCCAATGATAGGTATATCTTATGATCCTAAAATTGATTCATATTTAAAACTTATAGAACAACCATCAATAGGAAATGTAGACACAGGGTGGAGTCCACTAGAACTAACAAATATGGCTTTAGATATAATATCTAATTATGAGATAGAAAAAATAAGTCTAGAAAATAAAACAATTAAATTAAAATCATTAGCGCCATATACAGCTAAAAAAGCGCTAGAGATATTTAAGCGAAAATAG
- a CDS encoding sugar transferase has translation MDNKLIYNKDASVAKASDVKSYKEINFIYKFIKRFFDIVCSILGIIVLSPIFIIVSILIKLESKGPIIFKQLRAGKNSKPFYIYKFRSMKIETPNIATNDFTNSHVYITKIGKIIRKTSIDEIPQLFNILKGDMSIVGPRPVILEEVDLIELRQSYNIDKILPGITGWAQINGRDNIGNEEKVKYDYEYLVNKSFIMDLYIIVMTALKVLKRSDIKD, from the coding sequence GTGGATAATAAGCTTATATATAATAAAGATGCAAGTGTAGCTAAAGCATCAGATGTAAAATCATATAAAGAAATAAATTTTATATACAAGTTTATAAAAAGGTTTTTTGATATTGTCTGTTCTATATTAGGGATAATTGTATTATCTCCAATATTTATAATAGTATCAATACTTATAAAATTAGAATCAAAGGGTCCAATAATTTTTAAGCAATTAAGGGCCGGAAAGAATAGTAAGCCTTTTTATATATATAAATTTAGAAGTATGAAAATAGAAACTCCAAATATAGCTACAAATGATTTTACTAATTCACATGTATATATAACTAAAATAGGTAAAATAATAAGAAAAACTAGTATAGATGAGATACCGCAACTTTTTAATATATTAAAGGGAGATATGAGCATAGTTGGTCCGCGACCAGTTATATTAGAAGAAGTTGACCTAATTGAATTAAGACAATCATATAATATAGATAAAATATTACCAGGGATTACAGGATGGGCTCAAATTAATGGACGAGATAATATAGGGAATGAAGAAAAAGTTAAATATGATTATGAATATTTAGTGAATAAGAGCTTTATAATGGATTTATATATTATAGTAATGACGGCCTTAAAGGTTTTAAAAAGATCAGATATAAAAGATTAG
- a CDS encoding S-layer homology domain-containing protein, protein MKRIVNSIISVILAISMVLCTNLINVNAQDRSTRLSKGQYLIINSKANKLGYFKDGVLVKEFSVATGKSSTPTPQGKFKIVNKIKNRPYYSGGIPGGSPKNPLGDRWLGLHVGVTYGTTYAIHGNNNASSIGKHVSGGCIRMHNSEIRWLFDQINVGAYAIIDYSDKTFVQIAAKYGINLGSQSSESQNIKNLKNAYKKFSSYNGIDLLNKNSIITNISDAENILASKYNYINAYNKLNSSEKNNAEVKEINTNFNRIIELVEFAQASIRFYNNITINADYIAQDIDWTRRLNTHDSDELGTRGKALKEYNDIVVFENKDNSPRIKYLDKIYTESVLFLNVIEYIYNGDINNAKSTANLITDSRLNSVANIEIKKQSDIIDHWAESNIKQAMEDGWIDTTNTFRPNDSITRAEFIKIVNRKFNFIEIEDITFTDVDKSAWYYQEVQKAVKAGYIKGYGDNTFKPNDKITREEVAVIITSIMNNKQENLEKIFWYKDYDMISSWATSSLEGAVENEYMGVLETYLRPKDNITRAESVVTLQRVK, encoded by the coding sequence GTGAAACGTATAGTTAATAGTATAATATCAGTTATATTGGCTATATCAATGGTATTGTGTACAAATTTGATTAATGTAAATGCGCAAGATAGAAGTACTCGATTATCTAAAGGACAGTATTTAATAATTAACTCAAAGGCAAATAAATTAGGGTATTTTAAAGATGGAGTATTGGTTAAAGAGTTTTCTGTTGCAACAGGTAAATCCTCAACACCAACACCACAAGGGAAGTTTAAAATAGTAAATAAAATAAAAAATAGACCATATTATAGTGGAGGAATTCCTGGAGGAAGCCCTAAAAATCCACTTGGAGATAGGTGGTTGGGTCTTCATGTAGGGGTTACTTACGGTACTACCTATGCAATACATGGAAATAATAATGCTAGTAGTATAGGAAAACATGTAAGTGGCGGATGTATTAGAATGCATAATAGTGAGATAAGATGGTTATTTGATCAGATTAATGTAGGGGCTTATGCTATAATTGACTATTCTGATAAAACATTTGTTCAAATTGCTGCCAAATATGGAATAAATTTAGGAAGTCAGAGTAGCGAGTCACAAAATATAAAAAACTTGAAAAATGCATATAAAAAGTTTTCTAGTTATAATGGAATAGATTTATTAAATAAAAATAGCATAATAACGAATATAAGTGACGCAGAAAATATTTTAGCATCTAAATATAATTATATAAATGCATATAATAAACTAAATTCTAGTGAAAAGAATAATGCTGAAGTTAAAGAAATAAATACTAATTTTAATAGAATTATAGAATTAGTTGAGTTTGCTCAGGCTAGTATACGATTTTATAATAATATAACTATAAATGCAGATTATATTGCTCAAGATATAGATTGGACTAGAAGACTTAATACACATGATAGTGATGAACTAGGAACAAGAGGAAAGGCACTTAAAGAGTATAATGATATAGTTGTTTTTGAAAATAAAGATAATTCACCAAGGATTAAATATTTGGATAAAATATATACTGAAAGTGTGTTATTTTTAAATGTAATTGAATATATATATAATGGTGATATAAATAATGCGAAATCTACAGCAAACTTAATAACTGATAGTAGATTAAACTCTGTAGCAAACATAGAAATAAAAAAACAAAGTGATATAATAGATCATTGGGCAGAATCAAATATAAAACAAGCTATGGAAGATGGATGGATAGATACTACGAATACTTTTAGACCGAATGATAGCATAACAAGAGCAGAGTTTATTAAAATAGTAAATAGAAAATTTAATTTTATAGAAATTGAAGATATTACATTTACTGATGTAGATAAAAGTGCATGGTATTATCAAGAAGTACAAAAGGCGGTTAAAGCAGGATATATAAAAGGTTATGGAGATAATACGTTTAAACCAAATGATAAAATAACAAGAGAAGAAGTTGCAGTAATTATAACTTCGATAATGAATAACAAACAAGAAAATTTAGAAAAAATATTTTGGTATAAAGATTATGATATGATATCTTCATGGGCGACGAGTTCTTTAGAAGGAGCTGTAGAAAATGAATATATGGGAGTATTAGAAACATATCTTAGACCGAAAGATAATATAACTAGAGCTGAGTCTGTAGTAACTTTACAACGGGTAAAATAA
- a CDS encoding S-layer homology domain-containing protein yields MRKSIKKLSAYSIAVGLLLCTSIISNAQGINNTKYETYKKTQPKTVIINEDLPEEVKSDIQNSMNLDYLKKKTDSKYEIAYAHCDGTYSYISKSENLNDAIEICKQQQNNKSNDIPVVINEDGLVVYATEGIGRIVKIINGSATNSTEYTAYLYKNKNLTSPEHTYINHAYIDDVPIIEDLGDIVKIEVSGYTGYIKKQEDDGSLNIITVPINQVNNLSHYTVNNNNELVHAISSDITSAPKYSYQILGPAPNFMKVNTRYYSYDGNYFYTDINKLISDAKLDNHNNAINSNNPYYNYYQYLPGRSKTSYTADDINRYFEQYTPSDSLLRNTGRYFIKAQNEYGTNAALLIGIAMNESDRGTSNLAKTKFNVFGTNAKDGYVEGADKFSSIEECIIRVSNYSFSNGYFNPKSWKYNSSSLGNKSLGANVRYASDPFWSEKAISRMYQLDKFLGGDTGLKDYNRYLLGMYINETSIKNTLNKELYSILPQNTRTKNTCKGQVGDTTIVLNEKDNNYNIRPDRIVSITETNINGDGTYLWDIDGVVNKNNIKIINEKSDPNTDFINHWAKSYIIDGMNKGWVDTTNIFKPENFITRAEFIKIVNRAFNITQIGEESFSDVNPGDWFYDEVRIATNAGYINGRGNGIFAPYDPITRQEAAKIIGYITNKIDYNFTYLSTFNDGNSVLDWAKPYVEGVLKAGYMNGYAEDNTFKPSDNIKRAEAVTILSRAKML; encoded by the coding sequence ATGAGGAAGAGTATAAAAAAATTAAGTGCTTATAGTATAGCAGTAGGCTTACTATTATGCACATCAATAATATCAAATGCACAAGGTATAAATAATACAAAATATGAAACATACAAAAAAACACAACCTAAAACAGTTATAATAAATGAAGATCTACCAGAAGAAGTCAAATCAGATATACAAAATTCAATGAATCTAGATTATTTAAAGAAAAAAACAGATAGTAAGTATGAAATAGCTTATGCACATTGTGATGGAACATATTCATATATATCTAAATCAGAGAATTTAAATGATGCCATTGAAATATGTAAACAACAACAAAATAATAAATCAAATGATATACCTGTAGTAATAAATGAAGATGGACTAGTAGTTTATGCAACTGAAGGAATAGGTAGGATAGTAAAAATTATAAATGGATCTGCGACAAATTCAACAGAATATACAGCATATTTATATAAAAATAAAAACTTAACTTCACCAGAGCATACATATATAAATCATGCTTATATAGATGATGTACCAATTATAGAAGATTTAGGCGATATAGTTAAAATTGAAGTAAGTGGATATACTGGATACATAAAAAAACAAGAAGATGATGGAAGCTTAAATATAATAACAGTTCCAATAAATCAAGTAAATAACTTAAGTCACTACACTGTAAATAATAACAATGAATTAGTTCATGCTATAAGCTCAGATATTACATCAGCACCAAAGTATTCCTATCAAATATTAGGTCCTGCACCAAATTTTATGAAAGTAAATACAAGATATTATAGTTACGATGGAAATTATTTTTATACAGATATAAATAAATTGATATCAGATGCTAAACTAGACAACCATAATAATGCTATAAATAGTAATAATCCCTATTATAATTACTATCAATATTTACCAGGAAGAAGTAAAACATCTTATACAGCAGATGATATAAATAGATATTTTGAGCAATATACACCAAGTGATAGTCTACTTAGAAATACAGGTAGATATTTTATAAAGGCTCAAAATGAATATGGAACCAATGCAGCTTTATTGATTGGTATAGCTATGAATGAATCTGATAGAGGAACTTCTAATTTAGCTAAAACTAAATTTAATGTATTTGGTACAAATGCTAAAGATGGATACGTTGAAGGTGCAGACAAATTTTCTAGTATAGAAGAATGTATAATAAGAGTTTCAAATTATTCTTTTTCAAATGGATACTTTAATCCTAAATCTTGGAAGTATAATAGTTCATCATTAGGAAATAAAAGTTTAGGAGCAAATGTTCGTTATGCATCTGATCCGTTTTGGAGTGAAAAGGCTATAAGTCGTATGTATCAATTGGACAAGTTTTTAGGTGGAGACACTGGGCTTAAAGACTATAATAGATATTTATTGGGTATGTACATTAATGAAACTAGTATAAAAAATACTTTAAATAAAGAACTATATAGCATATTACCTCAAAATACTAGAACGAAAAATACTTGCAAAGGACAAGTTGGAGACACAACTATTGTGTTAAATGAGAAAGATAATAATTATAATATAAGACCTGATAGAATAGTTTCTATCACAGAAACAAATATAAATGGAGATGGAACTTATTTATGGGATATAGATGGTGTTGTAAATAAAAATAATATAAAAATAATTAATGAAAAATCAGATCCTAATACTGATTTTATTAATCATTGGGCAAAGTCTTATATAATTGATGGAATGAATAAAGGATGGGTAGATACTACTAACATTTTTAAGCCAGAAAATTTTATAACTAGAGCAGAATTTATAAAAATTGTTAATAGAGCATTTAATATCACTCAAATCGGTGAAGAAAGTTTCAGTGATGTAAATCCGGGAGACTGGTTCTATGATGAGGTTAGAATAGCTACTAATGCGGGATATATAAATGGAAGAGGGAATGGCATATTTGCGCCATATGATCCAATAACTAGACAAGAGGCAGCTAAGATTATAGGATATATAACTAATAAAATTGATTATAACTTTACTTATTTATCAACTTTTAATGATGGAAACTCGGTGTTAGATTGGGCTAAACCGTATGTAGAAGGGGTTTTAAAAGCTGGATATATGAATGGATATGCTGAGGATAATACTTTTAAACCAAGTGATAATATAAAAAGAGCAGAAGCTGTAACTATTTTATCTAGAGCAAAGATGTTGTAA
- a CDS encoding IS3 family transposase, giving the protein MSKKTFTDLEMLDLSKNKYVKNVTSKGITYTNEFKLQFIAEYENGKTSRKIFEDAGFDVDVIGIKRIESASLRWRAAYKDKGVLGLEDTRTLNSGRTLNRDLTVEEILAKKDAEIAYLKAELELIKKLELQERQVISKKIPSSIIFNLIQNLIKNFNLKNMTRHLCKIANVSASGYYKFLSNFRARRIKEHKDLKSKEIILKAFNYRGYKKGSRSIKMILENKFHIIMNRKKIQRIMRKYNITCPIRKANPYKRIAKATKEHRVVPNRLNREFKQNTPGKVMLTDITYMPYGNNKIAYLSTIKDSSTNEILAYNLSNSLAIDIVTETINKLVKLKSFKLHKDAFIHSDQGSHYTSPIFQKLLKKNKLGQSMSRRGNCWDNAPQESFFGHMKDEIDYKSCRTIEELKILIDDYMDYYNNDRCQWNLKKLTPVQYRNQLLATS; this is encoded by the coding sequence ATGAGTAAAAAGACATTTACAGATTTAGAAATGCTAGATTTATCTAAAAATAAATATGTAAAAAATGTAACCTCGAAAGGTATAACTTATACTAATGAATTTAAGTTACAGTTTATTGCTGAATATGAGAACGGAAAAACTTCAAGAAAAATTTTTGAAGATGCGGGATTTGATGTTGATGTAATTGGAATTAAACGCATAGAGTCTGCTAGTTTAAGATGGAGAGCAGCATATAAAGATAAAGGGGTTTTAGGTTTAGAAGATACTAGAACATTAAATTCAGGAAGAACACTTAATAGAGATTTAACTGTTGAAGAAATTCTTGCTAAGAAAGATGCTGAAATAGCGTACCTTAAAGCGGAGCTTGAATTAATAAAAAAGCTCGAGCTGCAAGAAAGGCAGGTGATAAGTAAAAAAATACCGTCATCTATAATATTTAATTTAATACAAAATTTGATTAAAAATTTCAATCTTAAGAATATGACGAGACATTTATGCAAAATTGCTAATGTCTCTGCTTCTGGTTACTATAAATTTCTAAGTAATTTTAGAGCTCGAAGAATAAAGGAGCATAAAGATCTTAAATCTAAAGAAATTATTTTAAAAGCATTTAACTATCGTGGATACAAGAAAGGTTCTAGGTCTATAAAAATGATATTAGAAAATAAATTTCATATCATAATGAATAGGAAGAAAATCCAAAGAATTATGCGAAAATATAACATTACTTGTCCTATACGTAAAGCTAATCCATATAAACGTATCGCTAAAGCTACAAAGGAACACAGAGTAGTTCCTAATAGGCTAAATAGAGAATTTAAACAAAATACACCTGGTAAGGTAATGTTAACTGATATTACATATATGCCGTACGGCAATAATAAAATAGCATACTTATCTACGATAAAAGATTCTTCAACAAATGAAATATTAGCATATAATCTTTCTAATAGCTTAGCTATAGATATTGTAACTGAAACTATAAATAAATTAGTTAAATTAAAATCATTTAAACTACATAAAGATGCATTTATCCACTCTGACCAAGGTTCTCATTACACAAGCCCAATTTTTCAAAAATTACTTAAGAAAAATAAATTAGGTCAATCTATGTCTCGTAGAGGCAATTGTTGGGATAATGCTCCACAAGAATCGTTCTTTGGACATATGAAAGATGAAATTGATTACAAAAGTTGTAGAACAATAGAAGAACTTAAAATATTGATAGATGATTATATGGATTATTATAATAATGACCGTTGTCAGTGGAATTTAAAAAAGCTGACTCCTGTACAATACAGAAATCAGCTTTTAGCAACTTCTTAA
- a CDS encoding S-layer homology domain-containing protein: MKNKKNIAMAMAAVSTLGAVAPVFADEIIGTVVDNFNLDNLTSTDDKVRVQAEKDLEVTKAAIEKLVNEVDSNGNKIYDVTQREEIKGEIGQRYSYVYVTLTSKDDVNNTVEHKFTFYKKVKLVGDTDQDFGKELPWDTENKIIFDFIGKNNKVFVYNPETKEVNKEKDTDAYAELSRVIYQLKKSSSKITAIREVIQTGDTYADGYTIYAGKIGQDATGETKVARIDILGNVDEKLVKLVDANNDFVGHWAEDTIVDSMIAGIVDNTAKFNPEQEITRAQFAKMVCEANNIEPIKYNQDNKEKFDKFTDVSVTEWYAGYVAAIYETGLMKGDGNGTFRPEDKISRQEVAVVLATLENNGVSVEEVTTDVNGNRVHKDTKTNFVDDSEIAIWADESVEHLRNKGFAKGYAVSGGKFEYRPVNNMSRAEALTMITRVSK, encoded by the coding sequence ATGAAAAACAAAAAAAATATAGCAATGGCTATGGCTGCAGTTTCAACTTTAGGTGCAGTTGCTCCTGTATTTGCAGATGAAATAATAGGAACTGTAGTAGATAATTTTAACTTAGATAACTTAACATCTACAGATGATAAAGTAAGAGTACAGGCTGAAAAAGATTTAGAAGTTACAAAAGCAGCTATAGAAAAATTAGTAAATGAAGTAGATTCAAATGGAAATAAAATTTACGACGTAACACAAAGAGAAGAAATAAAAGGAGAAATTGGTCAAAGATATTCTTATGTATATGTTACATTAACATCAAAAGATGACGTTAATAATACAGTAGAACATAAATTCACGTTCTATAAAAAAGTAAAATTAGTGGGAGATACAGATCAAGATTTTGGTAAAGAATTACCATGGGATACTGAAAATAAAATAATATTTGATTTCATAGGAAAAAATAATAAAGTTTTTGTATATAATCCAGAAACTAAAGAAGTTAACAAAGAAAAAGATACAGATGCATATGCTGAATTAAGTAGAGTTATATATCAATTAAAGAAATCAAGTTCTAAAATAACAGCTATAAGAGAAGTAATACAAACTGGTGATACTTACGCAGATGGATATACTATATACGCTGGTAAGATAGGTCAAGATGCTACTGGAGAAACTAAAGTAGCTAGAATAGATATACTAGGAAATGTTGATGAAAAGTTAGTTAAACTTGTTGATGCTAATAATGACTTCGTAGGACACTGGGCTGAAGATACTATAGTAGATTCAATGATAGCAGGTATAGTTGATAATACAGCTAAATTCAATCCAGAACAAGAAATAACAAGAGCTCAATTTGCAAAAATGGTATGTGAAGCAAATAACATAGAACCAATAAAATACAATCAAGATAACAAAGAAAAGTTTGATAAATTTACAGATGTTTCAGTTACAGAGTGGTATGCAGGATATGTAGCAGCTATATATGAAACTGGATTAATGAAAGGTGACGGAAACGGAACATTTAGACCGGAAGATAAAATAAGCAGACAAGAAGTTGCTGTAGTTTTAGCTACATTAGAAAATAACGGTGTAAGTGTAGAAGAAGTTACTACTGATGTAAATGGAAATAGAGTTCATAAGGATACAAAAACTAACTTTGTAGATGATTCTGAAATAGCTATATGGGCTGATGAATCAGTTGAACATTTAAGAAACAAAGGATTTGCAAAAGGATACGCTGTATCAGGTGGAAAGTTTGAATATAGACCAGTTAATAATATGTCTAGAGCAGAAGCTTTAACAATGATAACTAGAGTTTCAAAATAA
- the secA gene encoding preprotein translocase subunit SecA, producing the protein MTPLEKLLNRSDKIEIKKLNKIVDEIDALEEKISSLNDEELKNMTNIFKERLKNGQTLDDILPEAFAIAREASKRVLGMRQYRVQLIGGIVLHQGKIAEMRTGEGKTLVAVAPVYLNALSEKGVHVVTVNDYLAKRDKELMEPVYNFLGLTAGVIISGQESIERKEQYKFDITYGTNNEFGFDYLRDNMVLSKNEMVQRKLNFAIVDEVDSILIDEARTPLIISGQIEDDEKPYRLANVFIKMLLPEDISVDYKEKTVSLTEQGIKKAEMFYQTENLMNPENMENYHHIIQALRADILMQRDIDYVVKNNEVMIVDEFTGRVMDGRRFSEGLHQAIEAKENLEIQNESKTLATITYQNYFRMYNKLSGMTGTAKTEENEFISTYNLPVVQIPTNKPVLRKDLEDKLYKTEKAKYLAVLKTIESVHLTGQPILVGTASIEKSEILSYLLNKKGLKHQLLNAKNDEEEAKIVAKAGKLNAITIATNMAGRGTDISLGGGDKEEEKKVKELGGLYVIGTERHENRRIDNQLRGRSGRQGDPGTSRFYVSLEDEIMKLYGSSKSKKIAEKLADDEEIKDKKLLKTIETSQQTLEMKNFGIRKSVLEYDNVINKQRELIYEDRRKVINGDSVFNHINEMIESEVKEIYDEYISEGIEKYIEAITTTFSLYKYNKELNLEDKKDNEIVDYTINIIKEVYKSREDLIGSEAMRDWERKVILHFVDNYWIDHIDAIEQLKKGIGLLAAGQKDPVKEFTVQSFDMFDDINKNINKDALKHLFA; encoded by the coding sequence ATGACACCATTAGAAAAGCTACTTAATAGAAGTGATAAAATTGAAATAAAAAAATTAAATAAAATAGTAGATGAAATAGATGCATTAGAAGAAAAAATATCATCACTAAATGATGAAGAACTAAAAAATATGACTAATATATTTAAAGAAAGATTAAAAAATGGACAAACATTAGATGATATATTACCAGAAGCATTTGCAATAGCAAGAGAAGCATCAAAAAGAGTATTAGGTATGAGACAATACAGAGTACAACTTATAGGAGGAATAGTATTACATCAAGGTAAAATTGCAGAAATGCGTACTGGAGAAGGTAAAACATTAGTAGCAGTAGCACCAGTATACTTAAATGCATTAAGTGAAAAAGGGGTTCATGTAGTAACTGTAAATGATTATTTAGCAAAACGTGATAAAGAACTTATGGAACCAGTATACAACTTTTTAGGATTAACTGCAGGGGTAATAATAAGTGGACAGGAATCTATTGAAAGAAAAGAACAGTATAAGTTCGATATTACATATGGAACAAATAATGAATTTGGATTTGATTATTTAAGAGATAACATGGTACTAAGTAAAAACGAAATGGTACAGAGAAAATTAAACTTTGCAATAGTAGATGAAGTTGACTCAATACTAATAGATGAAGCAAGAACACCGCTTATAATATCTGGACAAATAGAAGATGATGAAAAGCCTTATAGATTAGCAAATGTATTTATAAAAATGTTACTTCCAGAAGATATATCAGTAGATTATAAAGAAAAAACAGTATCATTAACAGAGCAAGGAATAAAAAAAGCAGAAATGTTTTATCAAACAGAAAACTTAATGAATCCAGAAAATATGGAAAATTACCACCACATAATACAAGCATTAAGAGCAGATATACTTATGCAAAGAGATATAGACTATGTAGTAAAGAATAACGAAGTAATGATAGTAGATGAATTTACAGGAAGAGTAATGGATGGAAGAAGATTCTCAGAAGGATTACATCAAGCTATTGAAGCTAAAGAAAATCTAGAAATACAAAATGAATCAAAAACATTAGCAACAATAACGTATCAAAACTACTTTAGAATGTATAATAAACTATCAGGCATGACAGGTACAGCTAAAACTGAAGAAAATGAATTTATATCGACATATAATTTACCTGTAGTACAAATACCTACAAATAAACCTGTTCTAAGAAAAGATTTGGAAGATAAATTATATAAAACAGAGAAAGCAAAATATTTAGCAGTTTTAAAAACAATAGAAAGTGTACATTTAACAGGGCAGCCAATACTAGTAGGAACAGCATCAATAGAAAAATCAGAGATATTATCATACTTACTAAATAAAAAAGGACTAAAACACCAACTTTTAAATGCAAAAAATGATGAAGAAGAAGCTAAGATAGTAGCAAAAGCAGGAAAACTAAATGCAATAACGATAGCAACAAATATGGCAGGTAGAGGAACTGATATATCTCTTGGTGGAGGAGATAAAGAAGAAGAGAAAAAAGTAAAAGAACTTGGTGGGTTATATGTAATAGGGACAGAGCGCCATGAAAATAGAAGAATAGATAATCAGTTAAGAGGTCGTTCTGGACGTCAAGGAGATCCAGGGACTTCAAGATTTTATGTTAGCTTAGAAGATGAGATAATGAAACTTTACGGAAGTTCTAAATCAAAAAAAATAGCAGAAAAATTAGCTGATGATGAAGAAATAAAAGATAAGAAACTACTTAAAACTATAGAAACTTCTCAACAAACATTAGAAATGAAAAACTTCGGAATAAGAAAAAGTGTACTTGAATATGATAATGTAATAAATAAACAAAGAGAATTAATATATGAAGATAGAAGAAAAGTTATAAATGGAGATTCTGTATTTAATCATATAAATGAAATGATAGAAAGTGAAGTTAAAGAAATATATGACGAATACATATCAGAAGGTATAGAAAAATATATAGAAGCAATAACAACAACATTTAGTTTATATAAGTATAATAAAGAATTAAATTTAGAAGATAAAAAAGATAATGAAATAGTAGACTATACTATAAATATAATAAAAGAAGTATATAAATCTAGAGAGGATTTAATAGGAAGTGAAGCTATGAGAGATTGGGAAAGAAAAGTTATACTTCACTTTGTAGATAATTATTGGATAGATCATATAGATGCAATTGAACAACTTAAAAAAGGAATAGGACTTTTAGCAGCAGGACAAAAAGACCCGGTTAAAGAATTTACAGTTCAATCTTTTGATATGTTTGATGATATAAATAAAAATATAAATAAGGATGCTCTTAAACATTTATTTGCATAA